One stretch of Castor canadensis chromosome 12, mCasCan1.hap1v2, whole genome shotgun sequence DNA includes these proteins:
- the Aup1 gene encoding lipid droplet-regulating VLDL assembly factor AUP1 isoform X1: protein MEPPPTPGPERLFDSHRLPGDGFLLLALLLYAPVGFCLLVLRLFLGIHVFLVSCALPDSVLRRFVVRTMCAVLGLVARQEDSGLRDHRVRVLISNHVTPFDHNIVNLLTTCSTPLLNSPPSFVCWSRGFMEMDRQGELVESLKRFCASTRLPPTPLLLFPEEEATNGRVGLLRFSSWPFSIQDVVQPLALQVQRPLVSVTVSDASWVSELLWSLFVPFTVYQVRWLHPVHRQLGEGNEEFALRVQQLVAKELGQTGTRLTPADKAEHMKRQRHPRLHPQSAQSLPSSPGPSPDVQLATLAQRVKEVLPHVPLSVIQRDLARTGCVDLTITNLLEGAVAFMPEDITEGTQSLPAASAPKFPSSGLVTPQPTALTFAKSSWARQESLQERKQALYEYARRRFRERQAQEAE from the exons ATGGAGCCTCCCCCGACCCCGGGGCCGGAGCGCCTCTTTGACTCGCACCG GCTCCCGGGTGATGGCTTCCTGCTGCTTGCGCTGCTGCTCTACGCGCCCGTCGGGTTCTGCCTCCTCGTCCTGCGGCTGTTTCTCGGGATCCACGTTTTCCTGGTCAGCTGTGCGCTGCCAGACAGCGTACTTCGCAG GTTCGTTGTACGGACTATGTGTGCGGTGCTGGGGCTCGTGGCCCGGCAGGAGGACTCCGGACTCCGGGATCACCGCGTCAGAGTTCTCATTTCCAACCACGTGACACCTTTTGACCACAATATTGTCAACCTGCTCACCACCTGTAGCACC CCTCTACTCAATAGTCCTCCCAGCTTTGTGTGCTGGTCTCGGGGCTTCATGGAGATGGATAGGCAAGGGGAGTTGGTGGAATCACTCAAGAGATTCTGTGCTTCCACGAGGCTTCCCCCAACACCTCTGCTGCTCTTCCCCGAGGAGGAAGCCACCAATGGCCGAGTGGGGCTCCTACGCTTCAG TTCTTGGCCATTTTCTATCCAGGACGTGGTGCAGCCTCTTGCTCTGCAAGTTCAGAGACCCCTGGTCTCTGTG ACGGTGTCAGATGCCTCCTGGGTCTCAGAACTGCTGTGGTCACTTTTCGTCCCTTTCACGGTGTATCAAGTAAG GTGGCTTCATCCTGTTCATCGCcagctgggggaggggaatgaggaGTTTGCACTCCGTGTACAACAG CTTGTGGCCAAGGAATTGGGCCAGACAGGAACACGGCTCACTCCAGCAGACAAAGCAGAACACATGAAGCGACAAAGACACCCCAGATTGCACCCCCAGTCAG cccaGTCTTTACCTTCCTCTCCTGGCCCTTCtcctgatgtgcagctggcaactTTAGCTCAGAGAGTCAAGGAGGTTTTGCCCCATGTTCCTTTGAGTGTCATCCAGAGAGACTTGG cCAGGACTGGCTGTGTAGACTTGACCATCACTAATCTGCTTGAGGGGGCTGTAGCTTTCATGCCTGAAGACATCACTGAGGGAACTCAGTCCCTGCCTGCAGCCTCTGCCCCAAAG TTCCCCAGCTCTGGCCTGGTGACCCCTCAGCCCACAGCCCTAACATTTGCCAAGTCTTCCTGGGCCCGTCAGGAGAGCCTGCAGGAGCGCAAGCAGGCACTGTATGAATATGCAAGAAG GAGATTCAGAGAGAGACAAGCCCAGGAGGCTGAATGA
- the Aup1 gene encoding lipid droplet-regulating VLDL assembly factor AUP1 isoform X2 — MEPPPTPGPERLFDSHRLPGDGFLLLALLLYAPVGFCLLVLRLFLGIHVFLVSCALPDSVLRRFVVRTMCAVLGLVARQEDSGLRDHRVRVLISNHVTPFDHNIVNLLTTCSTPLLNSPPSFVCWSRGFMEMDRQGELVESLKRFCASTRLPPTPLLLFPEEEATNGRVGLLRFSSWPFSIQDVVQPLALQVQRPLVSVTVSDASWVSELLWSLFVPFTVYQVRWLHPVHRQLGEGNEEFALRVQQLVAKELGQTGTRLTPADKAEHMKRQRHPRLHPQSAQSLPSSPGPSPDVQLATLAQRVKEVLPHVPLSVIQRDLARTGCVDLTITNLLEGAVAFMPEDITEGTQSLPAASAPKAFDGCLMLMTSQAL, encoded by the exons ATGGAGCCTCCCCCGACCCCGGGGCCGGAGCGCCTCTTTGACTCGCACCG GCTCCCGGGTGATGGCTTCCTGCTGCTTGCGCTGCTGCTCTACGCGCCCGTCGGGTTCTGCCTCCTCGTCCTGCGGCTGTTTCTCGGGATCCACGTTTTCCTGGTCAGCTGTGCGCTGCCAGACAGCGTACTTCGCAG GTTCGTTGTACGGACTATGTGTGCGGTGCTGGGGCTCGTGGCCCGGCAGGAGGACTCCGGACTCCGGGATCACCGCGTCAGAGTTCTCATTTCCAACCACGTGACACCTTTTGACCACAATATTGTCAACCTGCTCACCACCTGTAGCACC CCTCTACTCAATAGTCCTCCCAGCTTTGTGTGCTGGTCTCGGGGCTTCATGGAGATGGATAGGCAAGGGGAGTTGGTGGAATCACTCAAGAGATTCTGTGCTTCCACGAGGCTTCCCCCAACACCTCTGCTGCTCTTCCCCGAGGAGGAAGCCACCAATGGCCGAGTGGGGCTCCTACGCTTCAG TTCTTGGCCATTTTCTATCCAGGACGTGGTGCAGCCTCTTGCTCTGCAAGTTCAGAGACCCCTGGTCTCTGTG ACGGTGTCAGATGCCTCCTGGGTCTCAGAACTGCTGTGGTCACTTTTCGTCCCTTTCACGGTGTATCAAGTAAG GTGGCTTCATCCTGTTCATCGCcagctgggggaggggaatgaggaGTTTGCACTCCGTGTACAACAG CTTGTGGCCAAGGAATTGGGCCAGACAGGAACACGGCTCACTCCAGCAGACAAAGCAGAACACATGAAGCGACAAAGACACCCCAGATTGCACCCCCAGTCAG cccaGTCTTTACCTTCCTCTCCTGGCCCTTCtcctgatgtgcagctggcaactTTAGCTCAGAGAGTCAAGGAGGTTTTGCCCCATGTTCCTTTGAGTGTCATCCAGAGAGACTTGG cCAGGACTGGCTGTGTAGACTTGACCATCACTAATCTGCTTGAGGGGGCTGTAGCTTTCATGCCTGAAGACATCACTGAGGGAACTCAGTCCCTGCCTGCAGCCTCTGCCCCAAAG GCATTCGATGGGTGTTTAATGCTGATGACTTCGCAAGCCCTCTGA
- the Aup1 gene encoding lipid droplet-regulating VLDL assembly factor AUP1 isoform X3, with the protein MEPPPTPGPERLFDSHRLPGDGFLLLALLLYAPVGFCLLVLRLFLGIHVFLVSCALPDSVLRRFVVRTMCAVLGLVARQEDSGLRDHRVRVLISNHVTPFDHNIVNLLTTCSTPLLNSPPSFVCWSRGFMEMDRQGELVESLKRFCASTRLPPTPLLLFPEEEATNGRVGLLRFSSWPFSIQDVVQPLALQVQRPLVSVTVSDASWVSELLWSLFVPFTVYQVRWLHPVHRQLGEGNEEFALRVQQLVAKELGQTGTRLTPADKAEHMKRQRHPRLHPQSAQSLPSSPGPSPDVQLATLAQRVKEVLPHVPLSVIQRDLARTGCVDLTITNLLEGAVAFMPEDITEGTQSLPAASAPK; encoded by the exons ATGGAGCCTCCCCCGACCCCGGGGCCGGAGCGCCTCTTTGACTCGCACCG GCTCCCGGGTGATGGCTTCCTGCTGCTTGCGCTGCTGCTCTACGCGCCCGTCGGGTTCTGCCTCCTCGTCCTGCGGCTGTTTCTCGGGATCCACGTTTTCCTGGTCAGCTGTGCGCTGCCAGACAGCGTACTTCGCAG GTTCGTTGTACGGACTATGTGTGCGGTGCTGGGGCTCGTGGCCCGGCAGGAGGACTCCGGACTCCGGGATCACCGCGTCAGAGTTCTCATTTCCAACCACGTGACACCTTTTGACCACAATATTGTCAACCTGCTCACCACCTGTAGCACC CCTCTACTCAATAGTCCTCCCAGCTTTGTGTGCTGGTCTCGGGGCTTCATGGAGATGGATAGGCAAGGGGAGTTGGTGGAATCACTCAAGAGATTCTGTGCTTCCACGAGGCTTCCCCCAACACCTCTGCTGCTCTTCCCCGAGGAGGAAGCCACCAATGGCCGAGTGGGGCTCCTACGCTTCAG TTCTTGGCCATTTTCTATCCAGGACGTGGTGCAGCCTCTTGCTCTGCAAGTTCAGAGACCCCTGGTCTCTGTG ACGGTGTCAGATGCCTCCTGGGTCTCAGAACTGCTGTGGTCACTTTTCGTCCCTTTCACGGTGTATCAAGTAAG GTGGCTTCATCCTGTTCATCGCcagctgggggaggggaatgaggaGTTTGCACTCCGTGTACAACAG CTTGTGGCCAAGGAATTGGGCCAGACAGGAACACGGCTCACTCCAGCAGACAAAGCAGAACACATGAAGCGACAAAGACACCCCAGATTGCACCCCCAGTCAG cccaGTCTTTACCTTCCTCTCCTGGCCCTTCtcctgatgtgcagctggcaactTTAGCTCAGAGAGTCAAGGAGGTTTTGCCCCATGTTCCTTTGAGTGTCATCCAGAGAGACTTGG cCAGGACTGGCTGTGTAGACTTGACCATCACTAATCTGCTTGAGGGGGCTGTAGCTTTCATGCCTGAAGACATCACTGAGGGAACTCAGTCCCTGCCTGCAGCCTCTGCCCCAAAG TAG